A stretch of the Phyllopteryx taeniolatus isolate TA_2022b chromosome 5, UOR_Ptae_1.2, whole genome shotgun sequence genome encodes the following:
- the LOC133478020 gene encoding zona pellucida sperm-binding protein 3-like isoform X1, which yields MIMNHAAVCLVALALFGSLCSGYQKPGQTPHDQQQAKHLFEQPLTWTYPEGPTVAVEHVPDFEQRHPVPAATVSVECGERQARVEAQVDFFGIGQFIKPDDLTLGPCGAVAEDTQARVLIFETELQDCGSMLRMTDDALIYTFTLNYNPTRLGDSIIVRTNEAAVIVECHYPRHHNVSSLPLEPNWIPFSAVRVAEEFLYFTLTLRTDDWIHERPRYQYYLGDMIRIEASVMQYHHVPLRVFVETCTATLSPDMNSSPRYCFLDTGCLIDAVITGADSRFMQRTVENMLQFQFEAFRFQGADSGMLYITCHLRATSTGRDIDADHRACSYINGWREASGVDSACSTCGTGGHQQTTGGGGTGSGNWNTGGGGGSQTGGGKWNTGGGGGSQTGGGTWNPGGGGASQTGGGNWNPGGGGGGSQTGGSKLPGGKQTGVFSGTSWGSGSSGSATGSTTWHSSSSVQAGDGQAGKQSWNPGGSPWSGARKGRSVKQAQVYEWRGDVTLGPFEIAEKLA from the exons atgaTAATGAATCACGCCGCTGTGTGCCTTGTGGCACTGGCGCTGTTCGGCAGCCTTTGCTCCGGATACCAGAAGCCGGGTCAGACGCCCCACGATCAGCAGCAGGCCAAGCATTTGTTTGAGCAGCCGCTCACCTGGACCTACCCCGAAGGGCCTACGGTTGCGGTAGAGCATGTGCCCGATTTTGAGCAGAGGCACCCTGTCCCCGCAGCAACAGTCTCCGTGGAGTGCGGGGAGAGGCAAGCACGCGTGGAGGCCCAGGTGGACTTCTTTGGAATAGGCCAGTTTATCAAGCCCGACGATCTCACCCTGGGTCCCTGTGGCGCAGTGGCTGAGGACACTCAAGCCCGTGTGCTCATATTCGAGACTGAGCTGCAAGACTGTGGCAGCATGTTACGG ATGACAGATGATGCCCTTATCTACACCTTTACTCTCAATTATAACCCCACCAGGCTGGGTGACTCCATTATTGTGAGGACCAATGAAGCTGCTGTGATTGTGGAATGTCACTACCCAAG GCACCACAACGTGAGCAGCCTCCCTCTTGAGCCAAATTGGATACCGTTCTCCGCGGTCAGGGTTGCCGAGGAGTTCTTGTACTTCACTCTGACCCTGAGGACCG ACGACTGGATTCACGAGAGGCCCCGCTACCAGTACTATCTGGGAGACATGATTCGTATCGAGGCCTCTGTCATGCAGTACCACCACGTGCCCCTCCGTGTTTTTGTGGAAACCTGCACAGCTACTCTCTCTCCCGATATGAACTCCAGCCCCAGATACTGCTTCCTTGATACTGG GTGTTTAATCGACGCGGTTATCACAGGCGCAGACTCCAGGTTCATGCAACGCACAGTAGAGAACATGCTTCAGTTCCAGTTTGAGGCCTTCCGGTTCCAGGGTGCTGACAGCGGGATG CTGTACATTACCTGCCACTTGAGAGCAACGTCGACAGGCCGCGACATTGATGCTGACCACAGGGCCTGCTCCTACATCAACGG CTGGAGGGAGGCTAGTGGCGTGGATTCTGCATGCAGCACCTGTGGTACCGGTGGACACCAACAAACCACTGGAGGTGGAGGCACCGGCAGTGGGAACTGGAACACTGGCGGTGGTGGTGGCTCTCAAACAGGAGGTGGTAAATGGAACACCGGCGGTGGCGGTGGCTCTCAAACAGGTGGAGGTACCTGGAACCCCGGTGGCGGTGGTGCCTCTCAAACAGGTGGCGGTAACTGGAACCCcggtggtggcggtggtggcTCTCAAACAGGCGGCAGCAAGCTACCAGGAGGCAAGCAAACCGGCGTTTTCTCAGGCACTTCCTGGGGCAGCGGTAGCTCTGGAAGTGCCACAGGAAGCACTACCtggcacagcagcagcagtgttCAAGCAGGTGACGGCCAGGCAGGCAAACAATCCTGGAACCCCGGTGGCTCTCCCTGGAGCGGCGCAAGGAAGGGCCGTTCAGTGAAACAAGCCCAAG TTTATGAATGGAGAGGTGATGTCACACTGGGTCCCTTCGAAATTGCAGAAAAACTCGCTTAA
- the LOC133478021 gene encoding zona pellucida sperm-binding protein 4-like gives MKWIVLALLLGCMAVAQKSTDQWPMLPSKPVDTGLSCEVQTHHKIRCGPDGISSSECQAINCCFDGNLCYYGRHVTLQCTKDAQMIVVISRDATLPRIDLASLSLISSGPGCGPVDSTSAFSIYQFPVTACGTVIMEEPGAITYENAMSASYEVNVGPYGAITRDSRFELAVQCRYVGTSVEAIVIKVDQVPEPPPVAAPGPLKVELRLGNGRRTVKGDMDYEVVFNYFYADSDYPVTKELREPVYVEVRMLGKTDPNLVLTLRRCWATAHSYPHSMPQWDLLVHGCPYVDDRYQTSLVPVDSSSGLEFPTHHRRFLFKMFTFVSTTTANPGKGGPADPEGITPLKEMVYIHCDTTVCMPHQGNNCEPQCSRWKRDLAGTKQTTAESDSALVSSLEIQFIDPN, from the exons ATGAAGTGGATCGTGCTCGCCCTGCTGCTGGGCTGCATGGCCGTAGCTCAAAAGTCCACCGATCAGTGGCCTATGCTACCTTCCAAGCCCGTAGACACAGGACTTTCTTGCGAGGTGCAGACGCACCACAAGATACGGTGTGGCCCCGACGGAATCTCGTCTTCCGAGTGTCAAGCCATCAACTGCTGCTTTGATGGTAACCTGTGCTACTACGGGAGACATG TGACTCTCCAGTGCACCAAGGATGCCCAGATGATAGTGGTTATCAGCAGAGATGCCACCCTGCCCCGCATCGACTTGGCATCCCTTTCGTTGATCTCCAGTGGGCCCGGGTGTGGACCGGTTGACAGCACCTCGGCTTTTTCCATTTATCAGTTTCCGGTCACAGCGTGCGGCACTGTAATCATG GAGGAGCCTGGTGCTATAACCTATGAAAACGCCATGTCGGCCTCCTATGAAGTCAATGTTGGACCGTATGGAGCGATTACCAGGGACAGCCGATTTGA GCTGGCCGTTCAGTGCAGATATGTCGGCACTTCCGTTGAAGCCATTGTCATCAAGGTGGACCAGGTTCCAGAACCCCCTCCAGTTGCAGCTCCAGGGCCCTTGAAGGTGGAGCTCAGGCTGGGCAACGGCAGACGCACAGTCAAGGGTGATATGGACT ATGAAGTGGTCTTCAACTACTTCTATGCCGATAGTGACTACCCGGTCACAAAAGAGCTCAGGGAGCCCGTATATGTTGAGGTCCGGATGCTGGGGAAGACTGACCCCAACCTGGTCTTGACTCTTCGCCGATGCTGGGCCACTGCACATTCTTATCCTCACAGCATGCCTCAGTGGGACTTGCTGGTTCATGG GTGCCCGTACGTGGACGACCGCTACCAGACATCCCTGGTGCCGGTCGACTCCTCGTCAGGCCTCGAGTTCCCCACCCACCATCGGCGCTTTTTGTTTAAGATGTTCACGTTCGTGTCCACCACGACAGCCAATCCTGGCAAGGGAGGACCTGCAGATCCAGAGGGTATAACTCCTCTCAAGGAAATG GTGTATATTCACTGTGACACAACAGTGTGCATGCCCCATCAGGGAAACAACTGTGAGCCTCAGTGCTCCAGGTGGA AGAGGGACCTTGCCGGTACCAAACAAACGACCGCCGAGTCTGACAGTGCTTTGGTTAGCAGTTTGGAGATTCAGTTTATTGACCCAAATTAA
- the LOC133478020 gene encoding zona pellucida sperm-binding protein 3-like isoform X2, whose protein sequence is MIMNHAAVCLVALALFGSLCSGYQKPGQTPHDQQQAKHLFEQPLTWTYPEGPTVAVEHVPDFEQRHPVPAATVSVECGERQARVEAQVDFFGIGQFIKPDDLTLGPCGAVAEDTQARVLIFETELQDCGSMLRMTDDALIYTFTLNYNPTRLGDSIIVRTNEAAVIVECHYPRHHNVSSLPLEPNWIPFSAVRVAEEFLYFTLTLRTDDWIHERPRYQYYLGDMIRIEASVMQYHHVPLRVFVETCTATLSPDMNSSPRYCFLDTGCLIDAVITGADSRFMQRTVENMLQFQFEAFRFQGADSGMLYITCHLRATSTGRDIDADHRACSYINGWREASGVDSACSTCGTGGHQQTTGGGGTGSGNWNTGGGGGSQTGGGKWNTGGGGGSQTGGSKLPGGKQTGVFSGTSWGSGSSGSATGSTTWHSSSSVQAGDGQAGKQSWNPGGSPWSGARKGRSVKQAQVYEWRGDVTLGPFEIAEKLA, encoded by the exons atgaTAATGAATCACGCCGCTGTGTGCCTTGTGGCACTGGCGCTGTTCGGCAGCCTTTGCTCCGGATACCAGAAGCCGGGTCAGACGCCCCACGATCAGCAGCAGGCCAAGCATTTGTTTGAGCAGCCGCTCACCTGGACCTACCCCGAAGGGCCTACGGTTGCGGTAGAGCATGTGCCCGATTTTGAGCAGAGGCACCCTGTCCCCGCAGCAACAGTCTCCGTGGAGTGCGGGGAGAGGCAAGCACGCGTGGAGGCCCAGGTGGACTTCTTTGGAATAGGCCAGTTTATCAAGCCCGACGATCTCACCCTGGGTCCCTGTGGCGCAGTGGCTGAGGACACTCAAGCCCGTGTGCTCATATTCGAGACTGAGCTGCAAGACTGTGGCAGCATGTTACGG ATGACAGATGATGCCCTTATCTACACCTTTACTCTCAATTATAACCCCACCAGGCTGGGTGACTCCATTATTGTGAGGACCAATGAAGCTGCTGTGATTGTGGAATGTCACTACCCAAG GCACCACAACGTGAGCAGCCTCCCTCTTGAGCCAAATTGGATACCGTTCTCCGCGGTCAGGGTTGCCGAGGAGTTCTTGTACTTCACTCTGACCCTGAGGACCG ACGACTGGATTCACGAGAGGCCCCGCTACCAGTACTATCTGGGAGACATGATTCGTATCGAGGCCTCTGTCATGCAGTACCACCACGTGCCCCTCCGTGTTTTTGTGGAAACCTGCACAGCTACTCTCTCTCCCGATATGAACTCCAGCCCCAGATACTGCTTCCTTGATACTGG GTGTTTAATCGACGCGGTTATCACAGGCGCAGACTCCAGGTTCATGCAACGCACAGTAGAGAACATGCTTCAGTTCCAGTTTGAGGCCTTCCGGTTCCAGGGTGCTGACAGCGGGATG CTGTACATTACCTGCCACTTGAGAGCAACGTCGACAGGCCGCGACATTGATGCTGACCACAGGGCCTGCTCCTACATCAACGG CTGGAGGGAGGCTAGTGGCGTGGATTCTGCATGCAGCACCTGTGGTACCGGTGGACACCAACAAACCACTGGAGGTGGAGGCACCGGCAGTGGGAACTGGAACACTGGCGGTGGTGGTGGCTCTCAAACAGGAGGTGGTAAATGGAACACCGGCGGTGGCGGTGGCTCTCAAACAG GCGGCAGCAAGCTACCAGGAGGCAAGCAAACCGGCGTTTTCTCAGGCACTTCCTGGGGCAGCGGTAGCTCTGGAAGTGCCACAGGAAGCACTACCtggcacagcagcagcagtgttCAAGCAGGTGACGGCCAGGCAGGCAAACAATCCTGGAACCCCGGTGGCTCTCCCTGGAGCGGCGCAAGGAAGGGCCGTTCAGTGAAACAAGCCCAAG TTTATGAATGGAGAGGTGATGTCACACTGGGTCCCTTCGAAATTGCAGAAAAACTCGCTTAA